A genomic window from Candidatus Bipolaricaulota bacterium includes:
- the aspS gene encoding aspartate--tRNA ligase, whose protein sequence is MYRTDYCGRLSGEDVGRRVRLAGWVKRRRDLGGLTFVDLRDSTGVVQLIFSGSDPRLSIGHDLNREDVITVVGKVRPRGEKDVNPDMPTGEIEIEVEEIEVLNRALTPPFLVEGDGSDTTEETRLRFRYVDLRRERMQRNLRLRHRVFKGMRDYFSDNGFIEIETPFLTKSTPEGARDFLVPSRLAPGKFYALPQSPQLFKQLFMIGGIDRYFQLVKCFRDEDLRADRQPEFTQLDLEVSFPRGKDEIFEILEGMMQRLFGEVMGIELSTPFPRLSYRDALARYGSDKPDLRFGMEIHDLSSIVRGSGFRVFDAAVESGGKVLGINAPGCAGYSRGEIDKLQEVARREGAKGLAWIKLEAEPRSPIVKHLSSDALSGIIRALEAKQGDLILILAGDGIEEAMGALRLEVGRKEGLAQDGWNFLWVTDFPLFGLDEEGKLTSEHHPFTSPRADDLPRLESDPLSVLSEAYDLVLNGTELGSGSIRIHSRALQERIFKLLGISAEDAELRFGFFLRALEYGAPPHGGFALGVDRLVMMMAGERSLRDVIAFPKTTTGVCPLTEAPMPVEPAQLDELGLKLKDEG, encoded by the coding sequence ATGTACAGGACCGATTATTGTGGCCGCCTCAGCGGAGAAGACGTGGGCCGGCGGGTCAGGCTGGCCGGTTGGGTGAAGCGCCGCCGCGACCTGGGCGGGTTGACGTTCGTCGATCTGCGCGATTCGACCGGGGTGGTGCAGCTGATCTTCTCTGGAAGCGATCCCCGCCTCTCCATCGGGCATGACCTGAACCGAGAGGACGTGATCACGGTGGTGGGGAAGGTGCGGCCGCGGGGGGAGAAGGACGTAAATCCTGACATGCCGACCGGAGAGATCGAGATTGAGGTGGAGGAAATAGAGGTCCTGAACCGTGCCCTCACCCCGCCGTTCCTCGTCGAGGGGGACGGGTCGGACACCACCGAGGAGACGCGGCTGCGATTCCGCTATGTCGACCTGCGACGGGAGCGGATGCAGCGCAACCTCCGGCTGCGACACCGCGTGTTCAAGGGGATGCGTGATTACTTCTCGGATAATGGGTTCATCGAGATCGAGACGCCGTTTCTGACCAAGTCGACCCCGGAGGGGGCGCGTGACTTCCTCGTCCCGAGCCGTCTTGCCCCGGGGAAGTTCTACGCCCTCCCCCAGTCACCGCAGCTGTTCAAGCAGCTGTTCATGATCGGGGGGATCGATCGCTATTTCCAACTGGTGAAGTGCTTCCGCGACGAGGACCTGCGCGCCGACCGTCAACCCGAGTTTACCCAGCTCGACCTTGAAGTATCCTTCCCGCGCGGAAAGGACGAGATCTTCGAGATCCTCGAGGGGATGATGCAACGCCTGTTCGGAGAGGTGATGGGAATCGAGCTCTCCACCCCGTTCCCTCGGCTTTCATACCGAGATGCCCTCGCCCGCTACGGGTCCGACAAGCCGGATCTGCGCTTCGGGATGGAGATCCACGACCTCTCCTCGATCGTCCGCGGAAGCGGGTTCCGCGTGTTCGACGCCGCGGTGGAGTCCGGGGGGAAGGTACTGGGGATAAACGCCCCTGGGTGTGCCGGGTACTCGCGCGGGGAGATCGACAAGCTGCAGGAAGTCGCGCGGCGGGAAGGGGCAAAGGGGCTTGCTTGGATCAAGCTGGAGGCCGAACCACGGTCTCCGATCGTGAAGCATCTCTCATCCGACGCCCTATCCGGGATCATCCGCGCCCTCGAAGCGAAACAGGGCGATTTGATCCTCATCCTTGCCGGGGATGGGATCGAGGAGGCGATGGGAGCACTCCGGCTCGAGGTCGGGCGGAAGGAGGGTCTGGCGCAGGACGGTTGGAACTTCCTCTGGGTCACCGACTTCCCCCTGTTCGGGCTCGATGAGGAGGGAAAACTCACGAGCGAGCATCATCCATTCACCTCGCCGCGGGCGGATGACCTACCCCGGTTGGAGTCGGACCCCCTCTCGGTCCTATCCGAGGCGTACGACCTCGTGTTAAACGGAACCGAGCTGGGGAGCGGGAGCATCCGAATCCATTCCCGTGCGTTGCAGGAGCGGATCTTCAAGCTTCTCGGGATCTCCGCGGAGGATGCGGAGCTGCGGTTCGGGTTCTTCCTCCGCGCGTTGGAGTACGGGGCGCCGCCGCACGGTGGGTTCGCCCTCGGGGTCGACCGGCTGGTGATGATGATGGCCGGGGAGAGATCCCTCCGCGATGTGATCGCATTTCCCAAGACGACGACCGGGGTCTGCCCCCTCACCGAGGCCCCGATGCCGGTCGAACCGGCGCAGCTCGACGAACTGGGGCTCAAGCTGAAAGACGAGGGGTGA
- a CDS encoding HD domain-containing protein, with product MTAEKFSDYLKDELPYRLTHVLIQDMREGLHISQCFLVKQKTQRSTRNGEPYLELVLADRSGTIPARAWAEATQRYGSQFEEGDFVFVEGSTETYRNSLQLIVKTIRRLESYEHESGKIPGFDPALLVPTSERDPDEMWAELKGLIAEIEPPPLRQLTENLVEENREAVRKFPAAIQYHHAYLGGLLEHTLEVARGVARFCDDFPDLNRGLAIAGAILHDIGKVRELENPIAPHHSLSGQLIGHLLLGRDMVREAAEKLTWPDPRLPELLEHIIISHHGTLEFGAAIVPKTPEAIAVYHFDNLSAKLNMVRLHIERDTEQGDFTDWHKLLGRKFFKGKLIEG from the coding sequence ATGACCGCCGAGAAGTTTTCCGATTACCTGAAGGACGAGCTCCCCTACCGCCTCACCCACGTCCTGATCCAGGACATGCGCGAGGGGTTGCATATCTCACAGTGCTTCCTGGTGAAGCAGAAGACACAGCGCTCGACCCGAAACGGGGAACCGTACCTTGAGCTCGTCCTCGCCGACCGCTCCGGGACGATCCCCGCCCGGGCATGGGCCGAGGCGACACAGCGCTACGGCTCCCAGTTCGAGGAAGGGGACTTCGTGTTCGTCGAGGGGAGCACGGAGACCTACCGCAACTCCCTCCAACTGATCGTGAAGACGATCCGCCGTCTGGAGTCCTACGAACACGAGTCCGGGAAGATCCCGGGGTTCGACCCCGCACTCCTCGTCCCGACGAGCGAGCGCGATCCCGACGAGATGTGGGCGGAGCTCAAGGGATTGATTGCGGAGATCGAGCCCCCTCCCCTCCGCCAACTGACGGAGAACCTGGTGGAGGAGAACCGAGAGGCGGTGCGGAAATTCCCGGCCGCGATCCAGTACCACCATGCCTACCTCGGCGGATTGCTCGAGCACACCCTGGAAGTGGCACGGGGAGTGGCGCGGTTCTGCGATGACTTCCCCGACCTGAACAGGGGACTGGCGATCGCCGGGGCAATCCTGCACGACATCGGGAAGGTACGGGAGCTGGAGAACCCGATCGCCCCGCACCACAGCCTATCCGGTCAGCTGATCGGCCATCTCCTCCTCGGGCGGGACATGGTGCGGGAGGCGGCGGAGAAGCTGACATGGCCCGATCCCCGTCTCCCCGAGCTCCTCGAGCACATCATCATCTCCCATCACGGGACGCTCGAGTTCGGAGCGGCGATCGTCCCCAAGACCCCGGAGGCGATCGCGGTCTATCACTTCGACAACCTGTCGGCAAAGCTGAACATGGTCCGCCTCCACATCGAACGGGACACTGAGCAGGGGGACTTCACCGACTGGCACAAGCTCCTCGGCCGCAAGTTCTTCAAGGGGAAGCTCATCGAAGGGTGA
- the ftsH gene encoding ATP-dependent zinc metalloprotease FtsH — protein MNRHQRRQLGFSVVYVLIAILGMWIFQEFVFRPMIVRQTEVPYSRFLSDLESGRITTVTLGTNRIYYVTVDKDGHEEVHNTVRVDDEQLIDRLVAAKVRFQGEPPTSGLGTAILGWLIPLLPLVAIWYYIFRKMGQGGTGVMSIGKSRAHEIAGEMTGIKFSDVGGVDEVEVELREIIDFLKDPSRFTRMGAKLPKGVLLVGPPGTGKTLLAKATAGEAGVPFFSISGSEFVEMFVGVGAARVRDLFEQAKRKAPCIVFIDEIDAIGRARTGVGAIGTNDEREQTLNQLLTEMDGFEPNQGVVIMAATNRPEVLDPALLRPGRFDRQIQVGLPTEEGRKQILAIHTRHVKLGADVDLDRLAQITAGFSGADLANIVNEAALLAVRRNAEAITMDDFDRAIERVVAGLEKKVPLKPEIKRRVAYHEGGHALVAALLPHTDPVHKVNIIPTAKGALGYTLQRPEEDQYLLSEEELRERLAVLLGGRAAELLVFGEASTGAANDLDQATNLARRMVTEFGMTDALGPVRYAPETGYLGAPTGVRPEVSPETANLIDKETRRLVEEAQSRAISLLREHKTALERVAALLQEREVISGEEIQKIIAEEKGTG, from the coding sequence ATGAATAGACATCAGCGCCGCCAGCTTGGGTTTTCCGTGGTTTACGTCCTGATCGCAATCCTCGGGATGTGGATCTTTCAGGAGTTCGTGTTCCGCCCGATGATCGTCCGCCAGACCGAGGTCCCGTACAGTCGGTTCCTCTCCGACCTCGAATCCGGCCGGATCACGACCGTCACCCTGGGAACGAATCGGATCTACTACGTCACCGTGGACAAGGACGGACACGAGGAGGTCCACAACACGGTCCGCGTAGACGACGAACAGCTCATCGATCGGCTCGTCGCGGCCAAGGTGCGGTTCCAAGGAGAGCCACCGACGAGCGGCCTGGGAACGGCGATCCTCGGCTGGCTGATCCCCCTCCTTCCATTGGTGGCGATCTGGTACTACATCTTTCGCAAGATGGGACAGGGTGGAACCGGAGTGATGTCGATCGGGAAGAGCCGCGCGCACGAGATCGCGGGGGAGATGACCGGGATCAAGTTCTCCGACGTCGGCGGGGTGGACGAGGTGGAAGTGGAACTGCGGGAGATCATCGACTTTCTCAAGGACCCGAGCCGGTTCACCCGGATGGGGGCGAAGCTCCCCAAGGGGGTCCTCCTCGTCGGCCCACCGGGGACAGGCAAGACCCTGCTGGCCAAGGCAACGGCCGGGGAGGCCGGAGTCCCGTTCTTCTCGATCAGCGGCTCGGAGTTCGTGGAGATGTTCGTCGGGGTGGGAGCGGCGCGGGTGCGCGACCTGTTCGAACAGGCGAAGCGAAAGGCCCCGTGCATCGTGTTCATCGATGAGATCGACGCGATCGGCCGGGCGCGCACCGGGGTCGGCGCGATCGGGACGAACGACGAACGGGAGCAGACCCTGAACCAGCTCCTCACCGAGATGGACGGGTTCGAACCGAACCAGGGGGTGGTGATCATGGCGGCGACAAACCGCCCTGAGGTCCTCGACCCGGCGCTGTTGCGGCCGGGGAGGTTCGACCGCCAGATCCAGGTCGGGCTCCCCACCGAGGAGGGGCGAAAGCAGATCCTCGCGATACATACCCGACACGTCAAGCTCGGCGCTGACGTCGACCTCGACCGCCTCGCCCAGATCACCGCCGGTTTCTCCGGAGCTGACCTGGCGAACATCGTGAACGAGGCAGCCCTCCTTGCGGTGCGGAGGAACGCTGAGGCGATCACGATGGATGACTTCGACCGGGCGATCGAGCGGGTCGTGGCCGGGCTGGAGAAGAAGGTCCCGCTCAAGCCGGAGATCAAGCGCCGCGTCGCCTACCACGAGGGAGGACACGCCCTGGTCGCCGCTCTCCTCCCCCACACCGACCCGGTGCACAAGGTGAACATCATCCCGACGGCGAAGGGGGCCCTCGGCTACACCCTGCAACGGCCGGAGGAGGACCAGTACCTGTTGAGCGAGGAGGAGCTGCGGGAGCGATTGGCGGTCCTCCTCGGCGGGAGGGCGGCGGAACTGCTCGTGTTCGGGGAGGCGTCGACCGGAGCGGCGAATGACCTCGACCAGGCGACCAACCTCGCGCGGAGGATGGTGACCGAGTTCGGGATGACGGATGCCCTTGGTCCGGTGCGCTACGCCCCCGAGACCGGATACCTCGGCGCTCCGACCGGCGTCCGGCCCGAGGTGAGCCCGGAGACGGCGAACCTGATCGACAAGGAGACACGCCGCTTGGTGGAGGAGGCGCAGTCCCGCGCCATCTCCCTCCTGCGCGAGCACAAAACCGCCCTGGAGCGGGTCGCCGCGCTCCTCCAGGAGCGTGAGGTGATATCCGGCGAGGAGATACAAAAGATCATCGCCGAAGAAAAAGGCACCGGTTGA